In a genomic window of Streptomyces sp. NBC_01142:
- a CDS encoding MCE family protein produces the protein MNLKRIVGIGAGLAVVAVAGTSGVLALEDSRSTRITAYFSRATGVYEGSELRVLGVKVGTVDTVRPQGDQVRVTLLLDEDVKVPKDAHAVVVAPSVVADRYIQLAPAYTGGERIEDGAVLPAARNAMPLEVDQLYESITELSTALGPKGANAQGALAGLFETGAANLDGNGKAIGDSIEQFGKAAKTLDGSSGDLFATLAHLQSFTAMLKKNDGNVARAEQQLATVTGFLAEDKENLGAALKELGTALGKVKGFIKENRGSLKKNVDALVPLTRTLVDQRASLAEAMDTVPLAAGNVLNAYDPVHRTLNGRADINELSFGPEIVIPAGTGSLDGLVPVTASRQKALPSLPLPPVGKVYGTPQQRKGASR, from the coding sequence GTGAACCTCAAGCGCATCGTCGGGATCGGCGCGGGCCTCGCGGTCGTCGCCGTCGCGGGCACCTCGGGAGTACTGGCCCTCGAGGACTCCCGATCCACCCGTATCACCGCCTACTTCAGCCGGGCGACCGGTGTGTACGAGGGCTCCGAGCTGCGGGTCCTCGGCGTCAAGGTCGGCACCGTCGACACCGTACGGCCACAGGGCGACCAGGTCAGGGTGACCCTGCTGCTCGACGAGGACGTCAAGGTCCCCAAGGACGCGCACGCCGTCGTCGTCGCGCCCAGCGTCGTCGCCGACCGCTACATCCAGCTCGCCCCCGCCTACACCGGCGGGGAACGGATCGAGGACGGCGCGGTGCTGCCCGCCGCGCGCAACGCCATGCCACTCGAAGTCGACCAGCTGTACGAGTCGATCACCGAGCTCAGCACCGCGCTCGGCCCCAAGGGCGCCAACGCGCAGGGCGCGCTCGCCGGTCTCTTCGAGACCGGAGCCGCGAACCTCGACGGCAACGGCAAGGCGATCGGCGACTCCATCGAGCAGTTCGGCAAGGCGGCCAAGACCCTGGACGGCAGCAGCGGCGACCTCTTCGCCACCCTCGCCCACCTCCAGTCCTTCACCGCGATGCTCAAGAAGAACGACGGCAACGTGGCCAGGGCCGAACAGCAACTGGCCACCGTCACCGGGTTCCTGGCCGAGGACAAGGAGAACCTGGGCGCCGCGCTGAAGGAACTCGGCACCGCACTGGGCAAGGTCAAGGGCTTCATCAAGGAGAACCGCGGCAGCCTGAAGAAGAACGTCGACGCGCTGGTTCCGCTCACCCGGACCCTGGTCGACCAGCGCGCCTCGCTCGCCGAGGCCATGGACACCGTGCCGCTTGCGGCGGGCAATGTGCTGAACGCGTACGACCCAGTGCACCGCACCCTCAACGGCCGCGCCGACATCAACGAGCTGAGCTTCGGCCCGGAGATCGTCATCCCGGCCGGGACGGGTTCCCTCGACGGCCTGGTGCCGGTGACGGCCTCCCGGCAGAAGGCACTGCCCAGCCTGCCGCTGCCGCCCGTCGGCAAGGTCTACGGCACCCCTCAGCAGCGGAAGGGGGCCTCCCGTTGA
- a CDS encoding MCE family protein: MRTGPGLAPVLALTVCLAVTVSGCSMPEVSGIEQLPLPGGADLGDDPYEITAEFADVLSLVPQSAVKVNDVSVGRVTKITLSPDDWSAMVTMRINGQVKLPANAFAHLEQSSLLGEKYIQLSPPATTQTATGRLADGAAIPMTRTNRNPEVEEVFGALSLLLNGGGINQIKTIATELNKAVGGREPKVRSMLKRVDTLVTSLDRNKGNITAALDGVNRLAATLATRKQEVGQVLTGLSPGLKVLEQQRGSLLTMLRALGTLSTVAVDTVKRSKDDTIADLKALAPTLKALADSGQALPDSLQVLLTYPFTDEVLRGVKGDYLNVYLDVTAVPGTTIIPEYKPDEDKPSARAGTGGAPPAPLPLPSVTVPEGEGSN; encoded by the coding sequence ATGCGTACCGGCCCCGGTCTCGCCCCGGTCCTCGCCCTGACCGTCTGCCTCGCGGTGACCGTCTCCGGCTGTTCGATGCCCGAGGTGTCCGGCATCGAACAGCTGCCGCTGCCCGGCGGGGCGGACCTCGGGGACGACCCGTACGAGATCACCGCGGAGTTCGCCGATGTGCTGAGCCTGGTCCCGCAGTCCGCGGTCAAGGTGAACGATGTCTCCGTCGGCCGGGTCACCAAGATCACCCTCAGCCCCGACGACTGGTCGGCAATGGTCACCATGCGCATCAACGGTCAGGTGAAACTGCCCGCCAACGCCTTCGCCCACCTCGAACAGTCCAGCCTGCTCGGCGAGAAGTACATCCAGCTCTCCCCGCCCGCCACGACACAGACGGCCACGGGCAGGCTCGCCGACGGAGCGGCCATCCCGATGACGCGTACCAACCGCAACCCGGAGGTCGAAGAGGTCTTCGGTGCGCTGTCCCTGCTGCTCAACGGCGGTGGCATCAACCAGATCAAGACCATTGCCACCGAACTCAACAAGGCCGTCGGGGGCAGAGAACCCAAGGTCCGCTCCATGCTGAAGCGGGTCGACACGCTGGTGACCAGCCTCGACAGGAACAAGGGGAACATCACCGCAGCCCTCGACGGTGTCAACCGGCTCGCCGCCACACTCGCCACCCGCAAGCAAGAGGTCGGCCAGGTCCTCACCGGGCTCAGCCCGGGCCTGAAGGTGCTGGAGCAGCAGCGCGGCTCGTTGCTGACGATGCTCCGCGCGCTCGGCACGCTCTCCACGGTCGCCGTCGACACCGTCAAGAGGAGCAAGGACGACACGATCGCCGACCTCAAGGCGCTCGCGCCCACCCTGAAGGCGCTCGCCGACTCGGGGCAGGCACTGCCCGACTCGCTCCAGGTGCTGCTCACCTACCCCTTCACCGACGAGGTGCTGCGCGGGGTGAAGGGCGACTACCTCAACGTCTATCTGGATGTCACGGCCGTGCCGGGGACGACGATCATCCCCGAGTACAAGCCGGACGAGGACAAACCGTCCGCGCGGGCGGGGACGGGCGGTGCGCCGCCGGCCCCGCTGCCGCTGCCTTCGGTGACCGTGCCCGAAGGGGAAGGGAGCAACTGA